One region of Acropora muricata isolate sample 2 chromosome 13, ASM3666990v1, whole genome shotgun sequence genomic DNA includes:
- the LOC136895319 gene encoding uncharacterized protein encodes MERPSDVAAVRRLVGVVNYLSKFLSKLSELCEPLRRLTHKGVEWSWSIEKEKAFETVKQAVTSAPILRYFNSNEPVEGQGDASANGIGFVLMQNGQPVSYSSRALTKSERNYSQIEKELLAQVFGVEQPQLAEIQRETAADSVLQSLIQVILQGWPDQKEAPPLELHPYFTVRDELTAQDGILFKGLRCVVPSSLRPKIRERLHGAHTGVEGCLRRARETVYWPGLNADLRDYIAKCGVCATYQKDQQKEPLISHKVPNRPWETVGCDIFHCEDRDYLCTVDYYSSYFEINQLEDKTEVERHSYGVECPSTANFCHQCGYQLNLSQASNKAASSVDKEKLLKEYFDRGYPYVALTMHTK; translated from the exons ATGGAAAGACCCAGTGATGTGGCAGCAGTCCGAAGACTGGTAGGCGTTGTTAACTACTTGTCAAAGTTCCTAAGCAAACTATCAGAGCTCTGCGAACCACTAAGACGACTCACCCACAAGGGCGTCGAGTGGAGCTGGTCaattgagaaagaaaaagccttcGAAACTGTGAAGCAAGCTGTCACTTCAGCCCCAATTCTTCGATATTTCAATTCCAACGAACCTGTTGAAGGTCAAGGAGACGCTTCAGCCAATGGTATAGGGTTTGTActtatgcaaaatggtcaacCCGTATCGTATTCTAGTAGGGCCCTCACCAAAAGTGAAAGGAACTATTCTCAAATTGAGAAAGAACTGTTGGCACAAGTCTTTGGAGTTGAGC AGCCCCAGTTGGCTGAAATCCAGCGTGAAACTGCAGCAGACTCAGTGCTACAGTCCCTCATTCAAGTAATATTGCAAGGCTGGCCAGATCAGAAAGAAGCCCCACCCTTAGAGTTACATCCCTACTTCACTGTGAGAGATGAACTTACTGCACAGGATGGAATCCTCTTCAAAGGTTTAAGATGTGTAGTCCCTTCCAGCCTGAGGCCCAAGATACGCGAGCGACTCCATGGTGCCCACACAGGAGTTGAAGGCTGCCTTCGACGTGCGCGTGAAACAGTTTATTGGCCTGGCCTGAATGCTGACCTTCGGGACTACATAGCAAAGTGTGGCGTGTGCGCTACTTACCAGAAAGATCAGCAGAAGGAACCACTTATCTCGCACAAAGTTCCAAACCGTCCATGGGAAACAGTCGGATGCGATATCTTCCACTGTGAAGACAGAGATTACCTCTGCACTGTAGATTACTATTCCAGCTACTTCGAAATCAACCAACTCGAGGATAAGACTGAAGTGGAAAGACA TTCGTATGGTGTGGAATGCCcctcaaccgcaaatttctgtcatcaatgtggttaccaacttaatttgagtcaggcctcgaataaggcggcaagttcggttgacaaggaaaaattgttaaaggagtattttgatcggggatatccttacgtaGCATTGACTATGCACACCAAGTGA